The following proteins are encoded in a genomic region of Actinomycetota bacterium:
- a CDS encoding sensor histidine kinase, whose protein sequence is VELWVADDGEGVDISLVPSLFEPFTRGATSAGGDGTGLGLAIVRRLAEAMGGNVSYEPADPQGARFTVSLPRP, encoded by the coding sequence GGTGGAGCTGTGGGTGGCCGACGACGGAGAGGGGGTGGATATCTCGCTGGTCCCGTCCCTGTTCGAGCCGTTCACCCGGGGCGCGACGAGCGCGGGGGGCGACGGCACAGGCCTCGGGCTCGCCATCGTCCGTCGTCTCGCGGAGGCGATGGGGGGGAACGTCTCCTACGAGCCCGCAGACCCGCAGGGCGCCCGGTTCACGGTGAGCCTGCCCCGACCGTAG